In Euphorbia lathyris chromosome 2, ddEupLath1.1, whole genome shotgun sequence, the sequence GATTGGTTTAAATGGTTAAGGGTATAAAGTGTTTAAGCTAGAGATCTCCAAGTTCGAATCCTAGTATACACAGTAAAAATTAACTGAGAGAATCCACCCAAAGAGTGTCTGACCAGCCTCAAACCGATTAATCGGAAAAATTAATTACCTCAGCCAGTGATTTTAGGGAGGCAAGTTTGTTGGCAGCAACTTTTGTTGGGCATTCTCTCTTCTAATTTACAACATCATCAACAATCTGCTCTATCAAATCTCACTTCCAACAAGTGTGGCTTTACTCTCTCACAAAAGCTCAGTCTCTTCTTGATCTGCATCAGCATCTTCTACCTcattttcttcatcttcttcaggtgCATCCGGATCTACCCCCTACAACAATGTCCACAgttagaaaaaggaaaaaagcatCTTCAACTCCCAGATCTTTTGGACTCACCTTCAATTTGACACATTGAAGCCTGAATCAATTATAATCACACATCAAGCTTTTGTTTGCCATTTTAGTTAGTTGTAAATATATAATTCAGTTAAACGAGCATTACTCGTTTCATTTGCGTCTGAAATTGTATTCATTACATTCAAAATAAAGGTTTTTACCGTTTCTCTATAGCAACATCAAATGTAATAAAAACTACTTTCAAACTGTTAAAGATGCAAATTTACACTGCAGATGAAATGAATAACGATCTGTTAACAGAGTTTTATGCTTAGCTGACTTTCCTAATCACCGGGTGCTTAAATATTTAGCTGATAACTAAATGTAACAGTGACAAAAGCATAGAAACAAAAGAACAAACCTTCATCTGTTTTTCCAAGCGCTCTAGCCCTTTCTTTGCAGCTTCATTTTGTGGGTTTATTCTGCAATTCAAAATTAAGATTGAATGTGAAGGCAACAACTTCCGCCAGAAACTTTGTTGCATCATTGACAGTCAACAATGCATCTTACAAATTTTTAGCCAGTTATCACTTTCTGATACGACTGCACATATACATAGACAATCCACCTAACACGATCCATTTGACACAATCATACTCCctccatttcaaaataattgtcacattttgaaattttttcttATTTGTCCGTTTTAAGTTTTCAATGTATGAAGGGTGATTCAATTTAATGTGTGACAAAAAAAATGAGGATTATTAATAAAGAGATAAATTTAGTCTATCTTCCATAAATTTAATGCAAATCAATCATTTTCCTAAATATGTGTGAtttggtcaaatgtgacaattattatgaaatggagggagtataTAATATAATCATGTAGAATATAAAGATGACATAACTCATTTCGACACCCCTATATTTAGGTACACAGCCTATGTTCCATTGCAGTCTAGAGTTTAAGGAATCACATAAGAAGTCTAACCTCAATGCGGCCTGATAATGTGACAATGCTTCTTGCAGCATATTTGTGGCTGCAAATACTTGAGCCAGCTTGACATGAAGAGAATCATCAGCCCAATCCTTGAGATACCGCTCGAGCAGAGACACAGCATCTCCATTTCGGCCCTCAATTACGTGTAGCTCAGCCAAGGCTAAAGCAGCACCTAGATAACCAGGTTCCAGCCTCAGTGCTGACTCGTAAAACTTCTTTGCCTGTTTCCAGTTGAGGTTAGCATTGACAtcttcataaaaaataaatctgCAGATTTTCGTGAAATGATCTAAAACGACTTCAAAAGGTAAGGATAAAAGATGCTAAAATAATTTGTTATAGATAACCTTCTCTCTGCCACCAGGATTAAAAGCATGTACATCGCCGACTAATTTTAGAGCCTTTGCAGATTGAGGCATAGCCTTCATTGCCTCCCGAGAAGCATACAATGCTTCCTTGATTTTGGAAAATGCCAAATAAGACTGAACAAGACCTGAAATAGTAACCAGGCCAATTATTTTAACGTCTGTTTTCAATCTTGACAGTTCTTTTCTTACATGTTGCAATGGACACGCATGCTAACAAATTTAGATAACTTAGATGCTATGCAACTAAAATATTGAAAgtttgatttcattataatctCTACTTATCACACCTTGATATGTACGAAGATCAGGTCTCAATTCTTGAGCTCCCCTGAAAGCAATTACAGCTGCCTCCGGGCGCTTCAGTGACAAGAGTAGATTACCCTGCATAAAAAAGATTCTTTGTTCCTTAAGATCATGAATAGCTCAATTCTAACTCAAAAGAAAGCATTTGATAAGAATTTTGCATTTGATAAGAATTTTGTTCTATCAGGGATAAACTAATTATGTACCTTCATTATATATCCTGGAATGTGCCTTTCATCAATGCGGATGCTCTAATTGCAAATCAATTCAAATTGTGAGATTTTAACAGTTTAAAGAATAAGATCGATGACACTATGAATAACAATCTGACCTTCTCCGCATAAGACAATGCTCCCCTTTCATCTTTCCTTTCCCATAGTACAGACAAGGCTACAAAAACTTCTGGCCTTGTAGGATCAATACTGAGCAAATCATGCACCAACTTATTAAGCTTTGAGTAATCGGACTTTGTTTTTAGAAGCATTGCATACTCGTCCATATATGTTACGACATATGGATCAAGTGATCGAACCTGCACTAGCAATACCATAACATTAGCATGCTTGTATGCATGAAGATTATCCAAAGCGTCAATATAATAGGCAAAAGTTCTAATACCTTTTCAAAATTCATTATAGCCTCATCATTCTTCCCAATGATTGCTTCAACCTGAACAGTATGAATTAATGCATAAGTGAAAAAAGATCATACACTTTTAATCATATTGGGTGCTTTATACTACAACAATCCTGACCTTTGCTATCTCAagtaatatatgtatattactTGGAAAACGTTGTAGAAGTTCCCCAAATAGTTCCAAACCACCTACAGAGAGGAGAGTAAGAGAGAGAGAAGCAATTTATATTAGGAGGATTtcataaagggcggcccggtgcactacgcgtccctgTTAAGCGAGGGTccagggaggggtcccaccacaagggtgtactgggggctagccttcccctgccaatttttttt encodes:
- the LOC136219924 gene encoding anaphase-promoting complex subunit 7, producing the protein MEIPKDQFATLLDNELYTSAQMLGCFLASSSSVNPETSPHLKAENLIFLGDALYREREFRRAIQTYKQALQYYKIIPKQNATSSRSSLSNRASPPNSLNISPINENEVRFKIASSHSALNETRAALVEMEAIPSKGRTLQMSLLMAKLYRNSKHNRFAVACFKECLRHCPYVMEAIIALAELGVAAKDIISIFSQASNRNGRAPFDHADSSRWLQRYVEAQCCISSNDYKGGLELFGELLQRFPSNIHILLEIAKVEAIIGKNDEAIMNFEKVRSLDPYVVTYMDEYAMLLKTKSDYSKLNKLVHDLLSIDPTRPEVFVALSVLWERKDERGALSYAEKSIRIDERHIPGYIMKGNLLLSLKRPEAAVIAFRGAQELRPDLRTYQGLVQSYLAFSKIKEALYASREAMKAMPQSAKALKLVGDVHAFNPGGREKAKKFYESALRLEPGYLGAALALAELHVIEGRNGDAVSLLERYLKDWADDSLHVKLAQVFAATNMLQEALSHYQAALRINPQNEAAKKGLERLEKQMKGVDPDAPEEDEENEVEDADADQEETELL